A single region of the Streptococcus sanguinis genome encodes:
- a CDS encoding SemiSWEET family transporter codes for MSKQKINRFVGSIGAFIGILVFIAYIPQIIANLQGEKAQPFQPLFAAVSCLIWVIYGWTKEPKKDWILIIPNAAGVILGGLTFLTSL; via the coding sequence ATGTCTAAACAAAAAATTAATCGCTTTGTCGGATCTATTGGAGCTTTTATTGGGATTCTTGTCTTTATTGCATATATTCCACAAATTATCGCTAACTTGCAAGGAGAAAAAGCTCAACCATTCCAACCACTATTCGCAGCAGTTTCTTGTTTAATTTGGGTAATCTATGGTTGGACCAAAGAACCTAAAAAAGACTGGATCCTTATCATTCCCAATGCGGCAGGAGTGATATTAGGCGGTCTAACTTTTCTTACTTCTTTATAA
- a CDS encoding LytTR family DNA-binding domain-containing protein: MKIRIELDTDMAETEVVIRTAQYGEEVARIQAALEQANRQPIAFYKDTSEYFVDLKNILFFETDATKIYAHSRDDAYEVKLKLYELEERLPAYFCRISKSTIANAKAIYALDKSFSGTSTIQFYDTHKQVHVSRHYYQILKEKLNETR, from the coding sequence ATGAAGATTAGGATTGAGCTTGATACAGATATGGCAGAAACTGAAGTCGTTATCCGAACGGCTCAATATGGTGAAGAGGTGGCTCGGATTCAAGCAGCTCTTGAACAAGCCAACCGTCAACCGATAGCTTTCTATAAGGATACAAGTGAATATTTTGTCGATTTGAAGAATATTTTATTTTTTGAAACGGATGCTACCAAAATTTATGCTCATAGCAGGGATGATGCTTATGAAGTCAAATTGAAGCTATACGAATTAGAAGAGAGACTTCCGGCATATTTCTGTCGCATTTCAAAGTCTACTATTGCCAATGCCAAGGCTATTTACGCTTTGGATAAATCATTTTCGGGAACCAGTACTATCCAATTTTATGACACACATAAACAAGTGCACGTTTCCCGACACTACTATCAAATTTTAAAAGAAAAGTTAAACGAAACGAGGTAA
- a CDS encoding LiaF transmembrane domain-containing protein, with amino-acid sequence MKKTIFGIGFLVLAAWVLLQGNFGIPAFNFNIWPMLVVAMFAYFALENFLERDFGTGLIMAVIALIIANAVYHFLAISTGTLVLGGILACIGLNMIFKPRRIFKGRIFSTASSSSKDDIAFGSGTRYINSDNFTYEKLDCAFGSASVYFDNATIEGDSATFEVDLSFGSVMLYVPSDWRVELDVDNAFGSVYNPRNVNEKRKTLYVKGNVAFGSLKISYV; translated from the coding sequence ATGAAAAAAACAATTTTTGGAATCGGCTTTTTAGTCTTGGCAGCTTGGGTTCTGCTGCAGGGGAATTTTGGGATTCCTGCCTTCAATTTTAATATTTGGCCCATGCTAGTAGTTGCAATGTTTGCCTATTTCGCCTTGGAAAATTTCTTAGAAAGAGACTTTGGCACTGGGCTGATCATGGCAGTTATTGCGCTGATTATTGCCAATGCCGTTTACCACTTTTTAGCTATTTCAACAGGAACCTTGGTTTTGGGTGGTATTCTGGCTTGCATCGGTCTCAATATGATTTTCAAGCCCCGGCGCATTTTTAAGGGGCGTATCTTCTCAACTGCCTCTTCTTCCTCAAAAGATGATATTGCTTTTGGCAGCGGCACGCGCTATATCAACTCAGATAACTTCACCTATGAAAAGTTAGACTGTGCTTTTGGCAGTGCATCGGTTTATTTTGATAATGCGACTATCGAAGGGGACTCAGCAACTTTTGAAGTGGATCTGTCTTTTGGCAGTGTGATGCTTTATGTGCCCAGCGACTGGCGTGTAGAGCTGGATGTAGATAATGCCTTTGGCTCTGTCTACAATCCCCGCAATGTCAATGAAAAGAGAAAAACTCTCTATGTCAAAGGCAACGTAGCTTTCGGTTCTTTGAAGATTAGCTATGTTTAG
- the rpmB gene encoding 50S ribosomal protein L28, translated as MAKVCYFTGRKTVSGNNRSHAMNQTKRAVKPNLQKVTVLIDGKPKKVWASARALKSGKVERV; from the coding sequence ATGGCTAAAGTATGTTACTTTACTGGTCGTAAGACTGTATCAGGAAACAACCGCTCTCACGCGATGAACCAAACAAAACGCGCTGTTAAACCAAATCTTCAAAAAGTTACTGTTTTGATTGACGGTAAACCTAAAAAAGTTTGGGCTTCAGCTCGTGCCCTTAAATCAGGTAAAGTTGAACGCGTTTAA
- a CDS encoding Asp23/Gls24 family envelope stress response protein, giving the protein MTVKINTKDGQIELTDDVIATIVGGAATEIFGVVGMASKNAIKDNFQALLGKENYAKGVVVKATDEGDIAVDVYTVLSYGVKISEVSKNIQERVKFSLENKLGITAHAVNVYIQNIKVVGE; this is encoded by the coding sequence ATGACTGTGAAAATTAATACAAAAGATGGTCAAATTGAGCTGACTGATGATGTGATTGCGACAATCGTCGGCGGTGCAGCGACTGAAATTTTTGGTGTAGTTGGCATGGCCAGCAAAAATGCAATCAAGGATAATTTTCAAGCCCTTTTAGGAAAAGAAAACTATGCTAAGGGCGTGGTTGTGAAAGCGACTGATGAAGGTGATATCGCAGTTGATGTCTACACTGTGTTAAGCTATGGAGTCAAAATCAGCGAAGTTTCCAAAAACATCCAAGAGCGTGTTAAATTCAGTTTGGAAAACAAGCTCGGAATTACTGCCCATGCAGTGAATGTTTATATCCAAAATATTAAAGTCGTAGGAGAATAA
- a CDS encoding DAK2 domain-containing protein produces the protein MANITTSLFQEMVQAASTRLNKQAEYVNSLNVFPVPDGDTGTNMGMTIENGAKEVADKSASTVGEAAGIFAKGLLMGARGNSGVITSQLFRGFSQSVKEHEELTGEDLALAFQSGVEVAYKAVMKPVEGTILTVSRGAAIGAKKKAEVTNDAVEVMKAALEGAKAALAKTPDMLPVLKEVGVVDSGGQGLVFIYEGFLSALTGEYIASEDFVATPATMSEMINAEHHKSVAGHVATEDITFGYCTEIMVALKTGPTYVKDFDYDEFRNYLNDLGDSLLVVNDDEIVKVHVHTEDPGLVMQEGLKYGSLVKVKVDNMRNQHEAQVEKEERSAKPAQEKEFAIIAVVAGDGLAEIFKAQGVDYIISGGQTMNPSTEDFIKAVEQVNARNIIILPNNKNIFMAAQSAAEVIEQPAAVIETRTIPQGLTSLLAFDGGKTIEENQERMTAALAEVVSGSVTTAVRDTTIDGLEIHENDNLGMVDGKIVVSNPDMLATLKETFSKMLNEDSEIVSIYIGEDGSEELASSLAQDLMEQFEDVEVEIHQGSQPVYPYIFSVE, from the coding sequence GTGGCAAATATTACTACTAGTTTATTCCAAGAAATGGTGCAGGCAGCATCTACTCGCTTAAATAAACAGGCTGAATATGTAAATTCTTTGAATGTCTTCCCAGTTCCAGACGGAGATACAGGTACCAACATGGGCATGACCATTGAAAATGGTGCTAAGGAAGTGGCAGACAAGTCTGCTTCAACAGTTGGCGAAGCGGCAGGTATCTTTGCGAAAGGTCTTTTGATGGGTGCGCGTGGTAACTCAGGCGTTATCACCTCCCAGCTTTTCCGCGGTTTTTCTCAAAGTGTGAAAGAGCATGAAGAGCTGACTGGTGAAGATCTTGCTCTGGCCTTTCAGTCTGGTGTAGAAGTGGCTTACAAGGCAGTTATGAAGCCGGTTGAGGGAACGATTTTGACTGTTTCTCGCGGTGCGGCTATTGGTGCCAAGAAGAAAGCTGAAGTCACTAATGACGCTGTAGAAGTTATGAAAGCGGCTCTTGAAGGAGCAAAGGCTGCTCTGGCTAAGACACCTGATATGCTGCCGGTTCTGAAAGAAGTCGGTGTTGTGGACTCTGGCGGTCAAGGGCTTGTCTTTATCTACGAAGGATTCTTGTCTGCACTTACAGGCGAATATATCGCATCTGAGGACTTTGTGGCGACACCTGCGACCATGTCTGAGATGATCAATGCTGAGCATCATAAGTCTGTAGCTGGCCATGTGGCAACAGAAGACATTACTTTTGGCTACTGTACAGAAATCATGGTAGCTCTTAAGACAGGACCAACCTATGTAAAAGACTTTGATTATGATGAGTTCCGCAATTATCTCAACGATTTGGGAGATTCCCTGTTGGTAGTAAACGATGATGAAATCGTCAAAGTCCATGTCCATACTGAAGATCCAGGATTGGTTATGCAGGAAGGTCTCAAGTATGGTAGTCTGGTCAAGGTCAAGGTTGACAATATGCGCAACCAGCACGAAGCCCAGGTTGAAAAGGAAGAGCGCTCAGCTAAGCCGGCTCAAGAAAAAGAGTTTGCAATTATCGCTGTAGTGGCTGGTGATGGTCTGGCTGAAATCTTTAAGGCTCAGGGAGTTGACTACATCATCTCTGGCGGTCAAACTATGAATCCATCAACGGAAGACTTTATCAAAGCTGTGGAGCAAGTCAATGCTCGCAATATTATTATCTTGCCAAACAATAAAAACATCTTCATGGCAGCCCAATCAGCAGCAGAAGTGATTGAACAGCCTGCAGCTGTTATTGAGACTCGTACGATTCCTCAAGGCTTGACCAGTCTCCTGGCTTTTGATGGCGGCAAGACTATTGAGGAAAACCAAGAGCGTATGACTGCAGCCTTGGCAGAAGTAGTCAGCGGCAGCGTGACGACTGCGGTTCGTGATACGACGATTGATGGCTTGGAAATTCATGAAAATGACAACCTCGGTATGGTGGATGGTAAGATTGTTGTTTCTAATCCAGATATGCTGGCAACTTTGAAAGAAACGTTCAGCAAGATGCTCAATGAAGACAGCGAGATTGTCTCTATCTATATCGGTGAAGACGGCAGCGAAGAGTTGGCTAGCAGTCTTGCTCAAGATTTGATGGAACAATTCGAGGATGTCGAAGTAGAAATTCATCAGGGCAGTCAGCCGGTTTATCCATATATTTTTAGTGTTGAATAG
- a CDS encoding SP0191 family lipoprotein translates to MKKFFILVISASVLLTGCVLPSFSKHRPRHSSESAASSRRTKSSSSSSSSKSSSSSSESTEIVSKTLVGDIEEIHHRDTITYQGKKILNLRMELLTSLPEEASAASATLTPEEMTTIIREGMQSDSNYVAAKSLEGVNIDYSVTAEKKLQTLIEIDLQKVNVEEVEKNSFFQGFGLKDIKDITPEMFILSLKLNGLKEEVQS, encoded by the coding sequence ATGAAAAAATTTTTCATTCTTGTTATTTCTGCTTCGGTACTCTTGACGGGCTGTGTGCTTCCTAGCTTCAGCAAGCATCGTCCTAGACATTCTTCTGAATCAGCAGCTTCTTCTAGGAGGACTAAATCCAGCTCTAGCTCCAGCTCTAGCAAGTCATCCAGTTCTTCTTCTGAAAGTACAGAGATTGTCTCTAAAACTTTAGTCGGAGACATTGAAGAAATCCATCATCGTGATACAATTACCTATCAGGGCAAGAAAATCTTGAATCTTCGGATGGAATTGCTCACTTCCTTGCCAGAAGAAGCTAGTGCGGCATCAGCTACTTTGACTCCAGAGGAGATGACGACTATCATTCGTGAAGGAATGCAGTCTGATTCAAACTATGTAGCAGCTAAGAGTCTGGAGGGTGTCAATATTGATTATTCAGTTACAGCAGAGAAGAAATTGCAGACCTTAATTGAAATTGATTTGCAAAAGGTCAATGTCGAAGAGGTGGAAAAGAACAGTTTCTTCCAAGGTTTTGGACTGAAGGATATTAAGGATATTACACCTGAAATGTTCATTCTGAGTCTGAAGCTCAATGGTCTCAAAGAAGAGGTGCAGAGCTAA
- a CDS encoding ABC transporter ATP-binding protein: MELIEVKKLSKSIHGKEILKDISFEISQGDCVALIGPNGAGKTTLMDCLLGDKFLTAGEARIQGLKPTDNHLKQSVAILPQENTVVEDLKVKELLTFFQAIYPNSLSDQEIDDLLQFTDKQKNQLASKLSGGQKRLFSFVLSLIGRPKILFLDEPTSAMDTSTRQHFWEIVNQLKQQGVTIVYSSHYIEEVEHTADRILVLHKGELIRDTTPYAMRSEEQEKHFTLPLTYQSVLEKLDNVTDLEIKQKALSFATRDAGQVWQVLQEHGCTIEEIEVRNRTLLDSIFETTQE, from the coding sequence ATGGAACTGATTGAAGTAAAGAAGCTTTCAAAAAGCATTCATGGTAAGGAGATTTTAAAGGATATTTCGTTTGAAATCTCCCAAGGTGACTGTGTGGCCTTGATTGGTCCCAATGGAGCAGGGAAAACGACTCTCATGGATTGTTTGCTGGGCGATAAGTTTCTGACAGCGGGTGAAGCAAGGATTCAGGGACTCAAACCAACTGACAATCATCTCAAGCAGTCGGTAGCGATTTTACCACAGGAAAATACAGTGGTGGAGGATTTGAAGGTCAAGGAACTCTTGACGTTCTTCCAAGCTATTTATCCAAATAGTCTGTCTGATCAAGAAATTGATGACTTGCTGCAATTTACAGACAAGCAAAAGAATCAGTTGGCCAGCAAGCTGTCTGGTGGACAAAAGCGTCTCTTTTCTTTTGTTCTGAGTCTGATTGGCCGTCCTAAGATTCTGTTCTTGGACGAACCGACTTCTGCTATGGACACCTCTACTCGTCAGCATTTCTGGGAAATTGTTAATCAGCTCAAGCAGCAGGGAGTGACCATCGTTTATTCTTCGCACTATATCGAAGAAGTCGAGCATACGGCAGATCGGATTTTGGTGCTGCACAAGGGCGAGTTGATTCGGGACACGACGCCTTATGCCATGCGCAGTGAGGAGCAGGAAAAACACTTTACCTTGCCGCTGACTTATCAGTCTGTGCTGGAAAAACTGGATAATGTGACTGATTTAGAAATCAAGCAAAAGGCTTTATCTTTTGCTACTAGAGATGCTGGACAGGTCTGGCAGGTCCTTCAGGAACACGGCTGTACAATCGAAGAGATTGAAGTACGTAACCGTACCCTCTTGGATAGTATTTTTGAAACGACACAAGAATAG
- a CDS encoding ABC transporter permease: MKNMASLMKIELILMKRQAAYYLLSIGLPSVFYLIFSGMMSGSDTSELVLRGYLFSMTLFSIMSSAFFSIPSTLQSDKNNNWQKMIQHSPISMVKYYISKLCSTLLTFMLSIIVVFSIGHFVRGVNLPMVDWLLIAVILLVGSVVFIAMGVLVSLLPSAQLMSVVGNIVYMALAVLGGLWFPLTMFPKWLQPIGKLTPSYQLMQVVSSYLEHHQFNGKAALIVLIYTVLVSILVLQLKKRIEVK, translated from the coding sequence ATGAAAAATATGGCAAGTCTTATGAAGATTGAGTTGATTTTAATGAAGCGGCAGGCTGCTTATTATCTCTTGTCTATTGGTCTGCCCAGCGTCTTTTACCTGATTTTCTCAGGAATGATGTCTGGAAGTGATACGTCTGAACTTGTGCTTCGAGGCTACCTCTTCTCTATGACTCTTTTTAGTATCATGTCTAGTGCCTTCTTTAGCATTCCAAGCACTTTGCAGTCTGATAAAAATAATAATTGGCAAAAAATGATTCAGCACTCGCCGATTTCTATGGTAAAATATTATATATCAAAACTTTGCAGTACGCTGTTGACTTTTATGCTTTCTATCATCGTAGTCTTCTCGATTGGGCATTTTGTTCGCGGGGTTAATCTGCCAATGGTAGACTGGCTTCTTATTGCCGTGATCCTTCTGGTAGGAAGTGTGGTCTTTATTGCTATGGGTGTATTGGTCAGTCTCTTGCCAAGTGCTCAGCTCATGTCTGTTGTGGGAAATATCGTCTATATGGCACTGGCTGTTCTGGGCGGTCTATGGTTCCCTCTGACCATGTTCCCAAAATGGCTCCAGCCAATCGGTAAGTTGACGCCAAGTTATCAACTGATGCAAGTCGTGTCCTCTTATCTAGAACACCATCAGTTCAATGGCAAGGCAGCTTTGATTGTTCTGATTTATACGGTTTTGGTCAGCATTCTTGTGCTGCAGCTCAAAAAGCGAATTGAGGTAAAATAA
- a CDS encoding sensor histidine kinase, with protein MWEKLKQVHYMFHIALVFIIFPVAGVISGEYPLLLLLGTAIFVAAYYAVLLSNHRLIQFFSWWFLVVYIYYGSVWLNTGFTWYIFYLSNLLIYELDDVSFKSWRFWTFIDLQPAIVLTNYLMGHVGPAELLFFIVTFLFSDGLTFGLHRIQTTERIKEEKTKQNAQLNLFLAENERNRIGRDLHDSLGHTFAMLSVKAELAQQFLQMEAYEKAAKELQEVQEISKKSMADVRRIINDLKNRTLDEELVTIRAMLEMSGVQVKIDNQLNIASIPPSQQSTISMILLEAATNIIKHAKAKKSNFSLVKKNEKLVLDIQDDGCGFQKLTGRELHSIRERLSALSGKLEILSSQDPTWIRIELPYGGKEA; from the coding sequence ATGTGGGAAAAGCTTAAACAAGTCCACTATATGTTTCATATTGCGCTGGTCTTTATCATCTTTCCAGTGGCGGGAGTAATCAGCGGGGAATACCCGCTTTTACTCTTGCTTGGGACAGCTATTTTTGTTGCGGCTTACTATGCGGTTTTGCTAAGTAACCATCGCCTTATTCAATTTTTTTCTTGGTGGTTCTTGGTTGTTTACATATACTATGGTTCTGTCTGGCTAAATACAGGTTTTACCTGGTATATTTTTTATCTATCTAATCTGCTGATTTATGAGCTGGATGATGTCTCGTTTAAATCCTGGCGTTTTTGGACCTTTATTGATTTGCAGCCTGCTATTGTGCTGACTAATTATTTGATGGGTCATGTTGGTCCAGCAGAACTACTCTTCTTTATTGTCACTTTTCTCTTTTCGGATGGTTTGACCTTTGGTCTCCATCGGATTCAGACGACCGAGCGAATCAAGGAAGAAAAGACCAAACAAAATGCCCAGCTGAATCTCTTTCTAGCAGAAAATGAGCGCAATCGGATTGGCCGTGACTTACATGATAGTCTAGGACATACCTTTGCTATGCTCAGTGTTAAGGCGGAGCTAGCTCAGCAGTTTTTGCAGATGGAAGCCTATGAAAAGGCAGCAAAAGAACTGCAGGAAGTGCAAGAGATCAGCAAGAAGTCCATGGCTGATGTTCGGCGGATTATTAACGATCTAAAGAATCGGACGCTGGACGAGGAACTAGTGACCATTCGAGCCATGCTGGAGATGAGCGGCGTTCAGGTAAAAATAGATAACCAGCTCAATATTGCCAGTATCCCACCGAGTCAGCAGTCAACAATCAGTATGATTTTGCTGGAGGCTGCTACCAATATTATTAAGCATGCCAAGGCTAAAAAGAGCAATTTTTCTTTGGTAAAGAAAAACGAAAAACTTGTTTTAGACATTCAGGATGATGGTTGTGGTTTTCAGAAGCTGACCGGACGGGAGTTGCATAGTATTCGAGAGCGGCTGTCTGCCTTATCAGGAAAGCTTGAGATTCTTAGCAGCCAAGATCCAACATGGATTCGAATTGAATTGCCATACGGAGGGAAGGAAGCATGA
- a CDS encoding response regulator transcription factor, producing MKLLLAEDQSMLRDALAQLLQLQPDVEEVYQAADGQKAIDCLKSETLDVAILDVEMPHQTGLDVLEWVKANRPNIKVIIVTTFKRPGYFERAVKADVDAYVLKERSIADLMKTIHTVLDGQKEYSPELMEVLMTSRNPLSQQERLVLQAAATGLSNKEIAEKLYLSNGTVRNYMSAILTKLDAENRTEAVRIGQEKGWL from the coding sequence ATGAAACTTTTGTTAGCAGAAGATCAAAGTATGCTGAGAGATGCTCTAGCTCAGCTCTTGCAGCTGCAGCCAGATGTCGAAGAAGTCTATCAGGCCGCGGATGGGCAGAAGGCCATTGACTGTCTCAAGTCAGAAACTCTTGATGTAGCTATTTTGGACGTGGAAATGCCCCACCAGACCGGCCTAGATGTTCTCGAATGGGTTAAGGCCAATCGACCCAACATCAAGGTCATCATCGTCACAACCTTCAAGCGACCGGGCTACTTTGAGCGAGCTGTTAAGGCGGATGTAGATGCTTATGTGCTCAAAGAGCGCAGCATTGCGGATTTGATGAAAACCATCCATACCGTTCTAGATGGGCAAAAGGAATATTCGCCGGAATTGATGGAGGTGCTAATGACCAGTAGGAACCCTCTCTCTCAGCAGGAGAGGCTAGTCCTGCAAGCTGCGGCGACTGGCCTGTCCAATAAAGAAATTGCTGAAAAACTCTACCTGTCAAATGGAACGGTTCGTAACTATATGTCTGCTATTTTGACCAAGCTAGATGCTGAAAATCGAACAGAAGCAGTCCGAATCGGGCAAGAGAAAGGCTGGTTATAG
- a CDS encoding acetolactate synthase large subunit — MEKIKLETSKTGSELVLETLKNLGVDTIFGYPGGAVLPLYDAIYSFEGIRHILGRHEQGCVHEAEGYAKSTGEIGVAVVTSGPGATNAITGIADAMSDSVPLLVFTGQVAKAGIGKDAFQEADIVGITTPITKYNYQVRETAEIPRIITEAIHIATTGRPGPVVIDLPKDVSALETDFIYDSKLHLPSYQPTIEPNELQIKKIIKQISKAKKPVLLSGGGISYAEAAAELVAFAERYQIPVVTSLLGQGTIATDHPLFLGMGGMHGSFAANIAMTEADFMISIGCRFDDRLTGNPKTFAKNAKVAHIDIDPAEIGKIISVDIPIVGDAKKALQMLLNEEQVHNNTSKWIEKVTQDKERVRSYDKKERVVQPQAVIERVGELTKGDAIVVTDVGQHQMWAAQYYPYKNERQLVTSGGLGTMGFGVPAAIGAKIANPDKEVVLFVGDGGYQMTNQEMAILNIYKIPIKVIMLNNHSLGMVRQWQEAFYDGRTSESVFETLPDFQLMAQAYGVKSYKFDNPETIVQDLEVLKEDVPMFIEVDISRKEHVLPMVPAGKSNHEMLGVKFHA, encoded by the coding sequence ATGGAGAAAATCAAATTAGAAACTTCTAAGACAGGCTCAGAGCTTGTGTTAGAAACCTTGAAAAATCTTGGTGTTGATACGATTTTTGGCTATCCCGGCGGCGCTGTACTGCCGCTTTATGATGCTATTTATAGTTTTGAAGGCATCCGTCATATTCTAGGCCGCCATGAGCAAGGCTGTGTTCACGAAGCAGAAGGCTATGCGAAGTCTACTGGGGAAATCGGAGTTGCAGTTGTGACTAGCGGTCCGGGAGCGACCAATGCCATTACCGGTATTGCCGATGCCATGAGTGATAGCGTCCCCCTTTTAGTCTTTACTGGTCAGGTAGCCAAGGCTGGGATCGGTAAAGATGCTTTTCAGGAAGCGGATATTGTTGGGATTACGACTCCTATTACCAAGTACAATTATCAGGTGCGGGAGACGGCAGAAATTCCGCGTATTATTACAGAAGCTATTCACATTGCGACGACAGGTCGTCCTGGGCCAGTCGTTATTGATTTGCCTAAGGATGTCTCGGCTCTGGAAACAGACTTTATCTACGACAGCAAGTTGCATCTGCCGAGTTACCAGCCGACTATTGAGCCTAATGAATTGCAGATTAAGAAGATTATCAAACAAATCTCTAAGGCTAAAAAGCCGGTCCTTCTTTCGGGAGGTGGTATTAGCTATGCCGAGGCAGCAGCGGAATTGGTTGCGTTTGCGGAGCGTTATCAGATTCCAGTGGTCACTAGCTTGTTAGGTCAGGGAACTATTGCGACAGACCATCCTTTGTTCTTAGGTATGGGTGGAATGCACGGTTCTTTTGCGGCCAATATTGCTATGACTGAGGCTGACTTTATGATTAGTATCGGCTGCCGCTTTGATGACCGTCTGACCGGTAATCCGAAAACCTTTGCCAAGAACGCTAAAGTAGCACATATTGATATTGACCCAGCGGAAATTGGAAAAATTATCAGCGTAGATATTCCTATCGTAGGGGATGCTAAGAAAGCCCTGCAGATGCTGTTGAATGAAGAGCAGGTGCATAATAATACCAGCAAGTGGATTGAAAAAGTAACGCAAGATAAGGAACGGGTTCGCTCATATGATAAGAAAGAACGTGTTGTACAGCCTCAAGCTGTCATTGAGCGCGTTGGTGAGCTGACCAAGGGTGATGCCATCGTTGTAACAGACGTTGGTCAGCACCAGATGTGGGCCGCCCAATATTATCCGTATAAAAACGAGCGTCAACTGGTAACGTCTGGTGGTCTAGGAACCATGGGCTTCGGTGTTCCAGCAGCGATTGGGGCTAAGATTGCCAACCCGGATAAGGAAGTGGTGCTCTTTGTTGGAGATGGTGGCTATCAGATGACAAACCAAGAGATGGCTATTCTCAATATCTATAAGATTCCGATTAAGGTCATCATGCTTAACAATCATTCGTTAGGCATGGTGCGCCAGTGGCAGGAAGCTTTCTATGATGGTCGTACCTCTGAGTCTGTCTTTGAAACATTGCCAGATTTCCAGCTCATGGCTCAGGCCTATGGTGTTAAATCCTATAAATTTGACAATCCGGAGACTATTGTCCAGGATTTGGAAGTGCTGAAGGAAGATGTACCGATGTTTATCGAGGTAGATATTTCTCGCAAGGAGCACGTTCTTCCAATGGTGCCGGCCGGCAAGAGCAATCATGAGATGTTGGGGGTGAAGTTCCATGCGTAG
- the ilvN gene encoding acetolactate synthase small subunit produces the protein MRRMLTAKLQNRSGVLNRFTGVLSRRQVNIESISVGTTENPEVSRITIIIDVASLAEVEQIIKQLNRQIDVIRVRDITDRPHLEREVILVKVSAPADKRAEILSIIQPFRATVVDVAPSSITVQMTGDAEKSEALLRVIRPYGIKNIARTGATGFTRD, from the coding sequence ATGCGTAGAATGTTGACAGCTAAACTCCAAAACCGTTCGGGGGTTCTGAACCGCTTCACGGGTGTCCTTTCCAGACGTCAGGTTAATATTGAGAGTATCTCAGTCGGAACGACGGAAAATCCGGAAGTATCCCGTATCACCATTATCATTGATGTGGCTTCATTGGCAGAAGTCGAGCAGATTATCAAGCAGCTCAATCGTCAGATTGATGTGATTCGGGTTCGAGATATCACGGACCGTCCTCACTTAGAGCGTGAAGTGATTCTGGTTAAGGTCTCAGCTCCAGCTGATAAGCGAGCAGAGATTCTGTCTATTATCCAGCCATTCCGGGCGACAGTTGTGGATGTAGCACCTAGCTCCATTACCGTTCAGATGACCGGTGATGCGGAGAAGAGCGAAGCCTTGCTTCGGGTCATCCGCCCATATGGTATCAAAAATATTGCTCGGACTGGAGCGACAGGCTTTACCCGAGATTAA